In the Lysinibacillus sp. PLM2 genome, one interval contains:
- a CDS encoding EamA family transporter, which yields MKNAYVKYIVALLLFGSNGIVASYILLNSYEIVFSRTLIGSIFLIIVFVLMRQKLQFWKNKLHLLYLVISGIAMGASWILLFEAYAQIGVSIAILTYYCGPVIVMILSPFLFKEKMTSAKMIGFLAVIIGMLCLNFHDLISGKVTWGLILGILAAVMYALMVIFNKKAESIIGLENATGQLIVSFLTVATFIGFKQGFSVDIIDGNWVPILILGVVNTGVGCYFYFSSIGRLPVQSVSILGYLEPLSALVFSFLILGELLNPMQIVGAMLILGGAAYGELYRGNKHGLITQRAK from the coding sequence ATGAAAAATGCATATGTCAAATATATTGTTGCCCTACTATTGTTTGGCTCCAATGGAATTGTTGCAAGCTACATACTATTAAACAGTTATGAAATTGTTTTTTCACGTACGTTAATTGGAAGCATATTTTTAATTATAGTGTTTGTATTAATGAGGCAAAAACTTCAATTTTGGAAAAATAAATTACATCTTCTTTATTTAGTGATTTCCGGTATTGCGATGGGGGCAAGCTGGATATTGCTATTCGAAGCATATGCACAAATTGGTGTGAGCATCGCTATTCTTACTTACTATTGTGGACCTGTTATTGTCATGATTCTTTCGCCATTTCTATTTAAAGAAAAGATGACGAGTGCTAAAATGATAGGTTTTTTAGCAGTAATAATCGGAATGCTTTGTTTAAATTTTCACGATTTAATATCGGGTAAAGTCACATGGGGGTTGATTTTAGGAATATTAGCGGCAGTTATGTATGCATTGATGGTAATTTTCAATAAAAAGGCGGAGAGTATTATTGGACTTGAAAATGCAACTGGTCAATTAATTGTTAGCTTTTTAACAGTTGCAACGTTTATAGGATTTAAGCAAGGATTTTCAGTTGACATTATAGACGGAAATTGGGTTCCTATCTTAATACTAGGTGTAGTCAACACTGGAGTCGGCTGCTATTTTTATTTTTCTTCCATTGGTCGTCTTCCAGTTCAATCTGTATCGATCCTTGGTTATCTAGAACCTCTTTCGGCTTTAGTTTTTTCTTTTTTAATATTAGGAGAACTGTTAAATCCTATGCAAATTGTGGGAGCCATGCTCATATTAGGTGGTGCGGCATACGGGGAATTATATAGAGGAAATAAACATGGATTAATAACACAAAGAGCCAAATAG
- a CDS encoding 2-dehydropantoate 2-reductase, producing the protein MRILVLGAGGIGGYFGGRLVEKGEDVTFLVRNRRKQQIEQKGLNIKSINGDFTFTPKLITKTDNEMPFDVVLFSTKAYHLDEAINDLKPFVGENTVIIPLLNGIAHVPPLKKSFGDERVIGGLCFIETTLNEDGDVVQTSKAHRLVFGEFDQTKTERVQKIADVFSGTKASFVLSEHIVQDMWHKYMFITALSGVTTLTRAPIGPIRESEGGQAFIRQLFEEIAQIMRAHGAPIADHIVDTHMQTIDSLSYDMKASMQRDMEKGLSIEGDHLQGYLLNLAKEYNIDAPLLKTIYQNLKVYEKMLHE; encoded by the coding sequence ATGCGTATTTTAGTATTAGGTGCTGGAGGAATTGGCGGGTATTTTGGCGGTCGTTTAGTAGAAAAAGGAGAAGACGTTACTTTTCTCGTACGAAATAGACGAAAACAACAGATAGAACAAAAAGGATTAAACATCAAAAGTATAAACGGAGATTTTACTTTTACACCAAAATTAATTACTAAAACAGATAATGAAATGCCGTTTGATGTTGTGTTATTTTCAACAAAAGCGTATCACCTAGATGAAGCTATCAACGATTTAAAACCATTTGTAGGTGAAAATACGGTAATCATTCCACTATTAAATGGCATCGCCCATGTACCGCCATTAAAAAAGTCTTTTGGGGACGAACGGGTGATAGGAGGGCTATGCTTTATTGAAACAACGTTAAATGAGGATGGTGACGTCGTTCAAACGAGTAAGGCTCATCGACTGGTATTTGGTGAATTTGATCAGACGAAAACAGAGCGAGTACAAAAAATTGCGGATGTGTTCAGTGGTACTAAAGCAAGCTTTGTATTAAGCGAACATATTGTGCAAGATATGTGGCATAAATATATGTTTATCACTGCGTTGTCAGGGGTGACGACTTTAACACGTGCACCAATCGGGCCAATTCGTGAAAGTGAAGGAGGACAAGCCTTTATCCGCCAATTATTTGAAGAGATCGCTCAAATTATGAGAGCACATGGCGCACCCATTGCCGATCATATTGTCGATACCCATATGCAGACAATAGACTCTCTTTCTTATGACATGAAAGCTTCTATGCAAAGGGATATGGAGAAAGGATTATCAATCGAAGGCGATCACTTACAGGGTTACCTACTAAACTTAGCGAAAGAATACAATATAGATGCACCGTTACTTAAAACGATATACCAAAACTTAAAAGTATATGAAAAGATGCTACATGAATAA